A window of the Aspergillus flavus chromosome 6, complete sequence genome harbors these coding sequences:
- a CDS encoding putative C4-dicarboxylate transporter/malic acid transport protein: MIWDGGGLYAISPLRKPQILSAGRTFLLNLGYRWFSVTMGTGIVSILLNTLPYNGEWLYWISVVIFAFNVLLFAMGCVITALRYSLYPEIFTVMITHPVQSMFLGAFPMGFATIVNMFCFVCVPAWGEWAKNFAWGMWIFDAVLSVITALSLPFLLMAHGGETQLSSMTAVWLLPIVSCVVAGSSGGIVAGVLSNPQHALWTVIVSYVLWGIGLPLAMMVMVIYLQRLTLHKIPPKAVIVSVFLPLGPLSQGGFGILKLGKAARTIFPQTHTLQASSGDVFYTVGFLVALILWAFALVWLFFALASIVRCKSFPFNIGWWGFTFPLGVFATCTCEMGTELPSEFFRILGTIVSLCVVVLWVVVSVGTLKGVVSGQLFVAPCLANLKIKEEDKDVTRAA, translated from the exons ATGATctgggatggaggagggtTGTACGCAATTTCACCCCTTCGTAAGCCTCAAATCCTCTCCGCAGGGAGAACGTTCTTATTGAACCTTGGATACAGGTGGTTTTCAGTCACGATGGGCACCGGCATTGTGTCAATCCTACTAAATACCCTGCCCTATAATGGCGAATGGCTCTACTGGATCTCTGTTGTCATCTTCGCCTTCAACGTCCTTCTCTTCGCGATGGGATGTGTTATCACTGCACTCCGGTACTCGTTGTACCCGGAGATTTTCACTGTGATGATAACCCATCCGGTTCAGTCTATGTTCCTGGGGGCATTTCCAATGGGCTTTGCCACTATCGTTAATATGTTTTGCTTCGTCTGCGTCCCAGCTTGGGGTGAATGGGCCAAGAACTTCGCCTGGGGGATGTGGATATTCGATGCCGTCCTCTCAGTCATTACCGCCCTCTCGTTGCCATTTTTATT GATGGCCCATGGAGGCGAAACGCAACTCTCATCCATGACCGCGGTTTGGCTCCTCCCCATTGTCAGTTGTGTCGTTGCCGGATCTTCCGGCGGAATCGTGGCGGGTGTTCTGTCCAATCCGCAGCATGCGCTCTGGACTGTCATCGTTTCGTATGTCCTGTGGGGAATCGGACTTCCACTGGCCATGATGGTCATGGTAATCTACCTACAGCGACTGACTCTGCATAAGATTCCGCCCAAGGCAGTGATTGTCAGCGTATTCTTGCCTCTAGGCCCGTTAAGCCAAGGCGGTTTTGG GATTTTGAAACTGGGTAAAGCAGCACGCACTATTTTCCCTCAGACGCACACACTTCAGGCATCATCTGGCGACGTCTTCTACACGGTAGGTTTCCTGGTCGCCTTGATTCTCTGGGCCTTCGCACTTGTCTGGCTCTTTTTCGCCCTGGCTTCCATTGTCCGGTGCAAGAGCTTTCCGTTCAACATCGGATGGTGGGGGTTCACCTTTCCCTTGGGCGTCTTTGCCACCTGCACCTGTGAAATGGGCACAGAGTTGCCGTCGGAGTTTTTTAGAATTCTCGGGACA ATTGTGTCGCTTTGTGTGGTTGTATTATGGGTTGTTGTGAGCGTTGGGACACTCAAGGGAGTGGTATCCGGACAGTTGTTTGTCGCGCCGTGTTTGGCGAACTTGAAAATCAAAGAGGAGGACAAAGACGTGACCAGGGCTGCGTAA
- a CDS encoding UTP--glucose-1-phosphate uridylyltransferase (UDP-glucose pyrophosphorylase), translating into MAAKALPTHLRAPATETSNAGSFGKHHGKSQSHMAFENASTSVAASQMRNALNALSETVPDPQERKRFEAEMDNFFALFRRFLNDKAKGNEVNWDRIAPPQPSQVVNYESLGSEASVEFLNKLAVVKLNGGLGTSMGCVGPKSVIEVREGMSFLDLSVRQIEHLNRTFNVNVPFVLMNSFNTDQDTQSIIKKYQGHNVDILTFNQSRYPRIIKDSLLPAPKSFDAPLQDWYPPGHGDVFESLYNSGTLDKLLERGVEYIFLSNADNLGAVVDLRILQHMVDTESEYIMELTDKTKADVKGGTIIDYEGKARLLEIAQVPKEHVNEFKSIKKFKYFNTNNIWMSLRAIKRVVEENELEMEIIANEKSIPADKKGDADQAIYQLETAVGAAIRHFKNGHGVNVPRRRFLPVKTCSDLLLVKSDLYRLEHGQLVMDPNRFGGVPVIKLGSDFKKVSDFQKHIPSIPRIVELDHLTITGAVNLGRNVTLKGTVIIVATEGSTIDVPPGSVLENCVVQGSLRILEH; encoded by the exons ATGGCAGCCAAAGCTTTGCCTACCCACCTCAGAGCTCCAGCCACGGAAACCTCAAACGCTGGCTCTTTCGGCAAGCACCACGGAAAGTCTCAGTCTCACATG GCGTTCGAGAATGCATCGACCAGCGTTGCTGCTTCTCAGATGCGTAATGCTCTGAATGCCCTCTCAGAGACCGTCCCTGATCCTCAGGAGCGCAAGCGCTTCGAGGCTGAGATGGACAACTTCTTCGCCCTCTTCCGCAGATTTCTGAACGACAAGGCTAAGGGCAACGAAGTGAACTGGGACCGCATTGCTCCACCCCAGCCTTCCCAGGTCGTTAACTATGAGAGCTTGGGCAGCGAGGCCTCGGTTGAGTTCCTGAACAAGTTGGCTGTTGTTAAGCTGAACGGTGGCTTGGGTACTTCCATGGGTTGCGTTGGCCCCAAGTCAGTCATTGAGGTCCGTGAGGGTATGTCCTTCCTGGATCTGTCCGTTCGCCAGATCGAGCACCTGAACCGCACTTTCAACGTCAACGTTCCCTTCGTCCTGATGAACTCCTTCAACACCGACCAGGACACTCAGTCCATCATCAAGAAATACCAGGGCCACAACGTTGATATCCTTACCTTCAACCAGTCTCGCTACCCCCGTATCATCAAGGACTCTCTTCTCCCCGCTCCTAAGAGCTTTGATGCACCTTTGCAGGACTGGTATCCCCCAGGCCATGGTGATGTCTTTGAGTCCCTGTACAACTCTGGCACTCTTGACAAGCTCTTGGAGCGTGGTGTGGAGTACATCTTCCTGTCCAACGCCGACAACTTGGGTGCTGTGGTCGACCTTCGCATCTTGCAGCACATGGTTGATACCGAGTCTGAGTACATCATGGAATTGACTGATAAGACCAAGGCCGATGTGAAGGGTGGTACTATCATCGACTACGAGGGCAAGGCTCGTCTCTTGGAAATCGCTCAGGTTCCTAAGGAGCACGTCAACGAGTTCAAGTCTATCAAGAAGTTCAAGTACTTCAACACGAACAACATCTGGATGAGTCTCCGCGCTATCAAGCGTGTTGTTGAGGAGAACGAGCTTGAGATGGAGATCATCGCCAACGAGAAGTCGATCCCCGCTGACAAGAAGGGTGACGCCGACCAGGCCATTTATCAGCTTGAGACCGCTGTTGGTGCCGCTATCCGTCACTTCAAGAACGGCCACGGTGTGAATGTCCCTCGTCGCCGCTTCCTGCCCGTGAAGACATGCTCCGATCTCTTGCTGGTCAAGTCGGATCTTTACCGTCTGGAGCACGGTCAGTTGGTCATGGACCCTAACCGCTTCGGTGGTGTTCCTGTGATCAAGCTTGGATCCGATTTCAAGAAGGTTTCGGATTTCCAGAAGCACATCCCCAGCATCCCCCGTATCGTTGAGCTCGACCACCTGACGATCACCGGTGCCGTCAACCTGGGTCGCAATGTTACTCTGAAGGGCACAGTCATCATTGTCGCCACGGAGGGTAGCACCATCGATGTGCCTCCTGGATCGGTACTGGAGAACTGTGTTGTCCAGGGAAGCTTGCGTATCCTGGAGCATTAA
- a CDS encoding fungal-specific transcription factor yields the protein MENNSHLYYYNLPTAEESNRGPGFDLSVPQSSDWLWGSSPGSFPAMSFNPYAIPPYTDRPPFPNQQSSRSSSSREIPKVAIPRTAGISGQSQRRRSARACEPCRQRKIKCDGNKPACKQCVEHNVSCSYLDVKRVRDQKLLGVLAKKVQRYEKLLEGIEPEVEGALARRIRRCLQGSEASSADDDSDSGDETSSIGSLDEIDLIDEDLNRDEKSIAMGFFGKNSEISWMQRLEDEVEGRSQGLDDSGMALDQATSTQEQRHDVPTTTVSYHLDDLQLPLMDCVDAYALPPKELADQFFTAFMESVHPAFMVIRKSIFSAQYRQFFSQPSNPPRRWLAILNMVFALGCRYQHLLDHAGGGDLDDVLYLNRARKLALSGNMLFEHADLQQIQVEFLVALYLLSMGQVNRSFKFSSMALRSALSLGINLRLVDGRTHYTSKEARSRLWWSIYLLEHQLTSVTGRVSCVSENLSSTPLPVPFEEDDFCKPEVLCLFQDASMRESHLKLTLLQTEEEARSSAEWLLTCEPTPSVFFHCLVDLTSITQAVMNKVYSIQALREPSGRIHPRIRKYGKTLETWLSKLPQAFRFTESHSERFHAPAADDPFQRERICLAFNFYSAKITLCRPCVTHANLKGSTSSQPGKTTHSDLRNEMAVSCLRSACSLTSILPEEPDIHWLVRVSPWWTILHYLMQANTALLLGLSCWSIPELSKDTKPISPATPPINTQTMLKACKKVIRWLHTMSYTNTAARRAFLFCDSFIRRIAPRLGLDLTGLPDGASLPSHTDSIWMMADGPEEIC from the exons ATGGAAAATAATTCTCACctgtattattataatctgCCGACCGCCGAGGAGAGCAATCGAGGCCCGGGGTTCGATCTCTCGGTGCCTCAGTCCTCCGATTGGCTTTGGGGCTCCAGTCCTGGCAGCTTCCCGGCGATGAGCTTTAATCCGTACGCCATACCGCCATACACGGACCGACCTCCGTTTCCAAACCAGCAGTCTTCCAGATCGTCCTCTTCACGAGAGATTCCGAAGGTGGCTATTCCGCGGACTGCAGGTATCAGTGGCCAGTCCCAGCGTCGCCGATCCGCGCGCGCTTGCGAACCTTGTCGTCAACGGAAAATCAAGTGCGATGGAAACAAGCCGGCCTGTAAACAATGTGTGGAGCATAATGTGAGCTGTTCCTATCTAGATGTGAAACGAGTCCGAGATCAGAAACTGCTTGGGGTGCTGGCGAAGAAGGTCCAGCGTTATGAGAAGCTACTGGAAGGGATCGAGCCGGAAGTTGAAGGTGCTCTCGCAAGGCGAATCAGAAGATGCTTACAG GGCTCTGAGGCATCGtctgcagatgatgattccGACTCAGGTGACGAAACTTCATCAATTGGATCcctggatgagattgatctGATAGATGAGGATTTGAATCGGGATGAGAAGTCGATAGCCATGGGATTTTTTGGGAAGAACTCTGAGATATCCTGGATGCAGAGATTGgaggatgaggttgaaggtCGTAGTCAAGGCCTCGATGACTCGGGCATGGCGCTGGATCAAGCTACTTCTACGCAGGAACAGAGGCATGACGTCCCCACTACAACAGTAAGCTATCATCTCGACGACCTTCAACTCCCATTAATGGATTGCGTGGATGCATACGCGCTGCCACCAAAAGAGCTAGCAGACCAGTTCTTTACCGCATTTATGGAGTCTGTGCATCCGGCATTCATGGTCATCCGGAAGAGCATCTTTTCTGCGCAATATCGACAATTCTTTAGCCAACCGTCGAATCCACCGCGGAGATGGCTTGCCATTCTGAATATGGTCTTCGCTTTAGGTTGTCGATATCAACATCTTTTGGATCACGCAGGGGGCGGGGATTTGGATGATGTGCTGTACCTGAACCGCGCTAGGAAGTTGGCCTTGAGCGGAAATATGCTCTTTGAACATGCAGATTTACAACAAATCCAAGTGGAGTTTCTAGTGGCTTTGTACTTGCTGTCAATGGGTCAAGTTAATAG GTCTTTCAAATTCTCGAGTATGGCACTTCGATCAGCTTTATCACTTGGAATTAACCTTCGCTTGGTGGATGGTCGAACACACTACACGTCGAAAGAAGCACGAAGCCGCCTGTGGTGGTCTATCTATCTTCTCGAGCATCAGCTTACGTCCGTCACGGGCCGAGTCTCTTGTGTCAGTGAGAACCTGAGCTCCACGCCACTTCCAGTGCCATTTGAGGAGGACGATTTCTGTAAACCGGaggttctttgtcttttccagGATGCATCCATGCGTGAAAGCCACCTAAAACTGACACTACTTCAaacggaagaggaggctCGGTCCAGCGCCGAATGGCTACTGACTTGCGAGCCCACCCCATCTGTGTTTTTTCATTGCCTGGTGGACCTCACGAGCATAACTCAAGCCGTGATGAACAAAGTCTACAGCATCCAAGCTTTACGCGAGCCCAGTGGCAGGATTCACCCCCGCATACGAAAATACGGCAAGACCCTGGAGACGTGGCTGTCCAAACTTCCCCAGGCTTTTCGATTTACAGAGTCACATAGCGAAAGATTTCACGCACCAGCAGCTGATGATCCCTTCCAGCGAGAGCGGATATGCCTTGCCTTCAACTTTTACAGTGCTAAGATTACACTCTGCCGGCCGTGCGTCACTCATGCCAATCTGAAAGGAAGCACCTCATCCCAGCCAGGAAAGACCACACATTCTGACCTCCGCAACGAGATGGCCGTCAGCTGCCTGCGCTCCGCCTGCTCCCTGACCTCCATCCTCCCCGAAGAACCGGATATCCACTGGTTGGTACGTGTGTCTCCATGGTGGACGATCCTCCATTACTTAATGCAAGCCAACACCGCCCTACTCCTCGGACTATCCTGCTGGTCTATTCCCGAGTTATCCAAGGATACCAAGCCCATAAGTCCAGCAACCCCACCCATCAACACTCAAACCATGCTTAAAGCATGTAAAAAGGTCATCCGCTGGCTCCACACCATGAGCTACACCAACACTGCTGCCCGCCGtgcctttctcttctgcgATAGCTTCATCCGCCGGATCGCGCCGCGTCTGGGCCTCGATCTTACCGGTCTGCCGGATGGGGCGTCCTTGCCTTCCCATACCGACTCTATCTGGATGATGGCGGATGGACCGGAAGAAATCTGTTAA
- a CDS encoding putative C6 transcription factor (hypothetical protein Ao3042_06486), with protein MSEQSAHRQIAPGPSLKSELPPGDSPPGENYRTTPMDPSKKRVSMACLACKKSKRKCSGVPPCDNCRAFNRQCIFDETLDQRRRVAAKRTADELSYHRDMLNDLLRVMRADDQSFGLRLLDIIRRDATAEEMRGFIDEALAQMEGTDSADEVTVRKLEDVRRVINAEGAGPSFRPKVMDIHYLCDEVPFRVPAKPWTTVTEDADLVSHLISLYFTWDFPFHAFLDRDVFLRDMARGDLNSECCSPFLVNALLANACHFSDYSEAYVDPGDIVTKGADFLAEAERLRDEEPAKLSLAFLQGTLLLYERYSISGNNDLGYKMLHQAIWTGESLGLIGPKVFKFSSGQLTDDMDVSIKRTAWGLFHIDTVVHTDFLRPSLIDKVNLDRPDRARMDEMALWVPYPSHRAPRPSLLSQYFDESCNLCEIARDISQQLYAINGSSFSAYHQRRTKEALYERLRRWHQGLPDTFNPDHKPPPYIILLRMRYHTLTINLFSWRPEDDVSSVDSEAPKTPESPPGLSPPRSKFDALENILSSARAISALTRLYRREYGMSRAHHFALYAINLALFTMLDHANFDILDQDFLSLTSAFISLASRSQLGRNLFHLFRQSVLTKGQGKRASSSSTVNDELKALFTEDISSPSRWDGYAKGLEKLNEDERYHGIPGEGDHTLFDMLDCYESLSLGKDEVAPERYRPEAR; from the exons ATGAGCGAACAGTCAGCGCACCGTCAAATTGCCCCGGGACCTTCTTTGAAATCTGAATTGCCCCCGGGTGATAGTCCGCCTGGAGAAAACTACCGGACCACACCGATGGACCCCTCAAAGAAGCGGGTGTCCATGGCCTGTTTGGCTTGTAAGAAGTCCAAGCGGAAA TGCTCCGGGGTACCTCCGTGTGACAATTGTCGAGCCTTCAATCGACAGTGCATCTTCGATGAAACCCTAGATCAACGCCGGCGAGTAGCCGCTAAACGTACCGCAGATGAGCTCAGCTATCACCGAGACATGCTCAATGACCTCTTGAGGGTGATGCGAGCGGATGATCAATCGTTTGGCCTCAGGCTGTTGGACATTATTCGAAGGGATGCCACCGCGGAGGAGATGCGTGGATTTATCGACGAGGCGCTGGCCCAGATGGAGGGTACCGACAGTGCGGACGAGGTCACTGTCCGCAAGTTGGAGGATGTTCGACGGGTTATCAATGCTGAGGGGGCCGGGCCGTCCTTTCGTCCAAAGGTCATGGACATTCATTACTTATGCGATGAGGTGCCCTTCCGAGTTCCCGCCAAGCCATGGACTACAGTTACTGAGGATGCAGATCTTGTATCGCACTTAATATCCCTGTACTTCACCTGGGACTTCCCGTTTCATGCCTTTCTCGATCGTGATGTGTTCCTACGAGACATGGCCAGGGGCGACCTCAACTCGGAGTGTTGTAGTCCATTTCTGGTCAACGCACTTCTTGCAAATGCATGT CATTTTTCGGATTACTCAGAGGCATACGTGGATCCGGGCGATATCGTAACTAAGGGCGCTGATTTTCTCGCCGAGGCCGAACGGCTAAGAGACGAGGAGCCCGCAAAGTTGAGTCTGGCATTCCTACAAGGTACCCTTCTGTTATATGAAAG GTATTCCATATCAGGAAACAATGACCTGGGCTATAAAATGCTCCATCAAGCAATATGGACGGGCGAGTCGCTAGGCTTAATTGGCCCTAAAGTCTTCAAGTTCAGCTCTGGACAGCTCACGGATGATATGGATGTTTCTATCAAGCGGACCGCCTGGGGCTTGTTCCATATAGATAC TGTCGTCCACACCGACTTCTTAAGGCCAAGTCTCATTGACAAAGTCAACTTGGATCGGCCTGACAGAGCTCGAATGGATGAGATGGCTCTGTGGGTTCCGTATCCTTCCCATCGCGCTCCGCGGCCGTCCCTTCTTAGTCAGTACTTTGACGAGTCATGCAACCTGTGTGAGATTGCCCGTGATATCTCACAGCAACTGTATGCAATCAATGgttcctctttctccgcaTATCATCAACGCCGCACTAAGGAGGCACTGTATGAAAGGCTTCGACGATGGCACCAGGGGTTACCGGATACTTTCAACCCAGATCacaaaccaccaccatatattatattactaag GATGAGGTATCATACTTTGACCATCAATCTATTTTCTTGGAGGCCCGAGGATGATGTGTCAAGTGTTGATTCCGAGGCTCCCAAAACGCCCGAGAGCCCACCCGGGCTTAGCCCACCACGTTCGAAATTCGATGCTCTCGAGAATATCCTATCTTCGGCGCGTGCAATTTCCGCGTTGACACGTCTCTATCGGCGGGAATATGGCATGAGTCGTGCACACCACTTTGCGCTGTATGCCATAAATCTGGCTCTATTCACGATGCTGGATCATGCCAATTTTGACATTTTGGATCAAGACTTCCTATCACTGACGAGCGCCTTCATAAGCTTAGCCAGCCGTTCTCAGCTTGGGAGGAATCTCTTCCATCTGTTCCGACAGTCTGTTCTGACCAAAGGCCAGGGGAAGCGAGCATCAAGCTCGAGTACTGTTAATGATGAACTGAAGGCTCTATTCACTGAAGATATCTCATCACCGTCTCGATGGGATGGTTACGCCAAGGGATTGGAGAAGCTGAATGAGGACGAACGGTACCATGGCATCCCGGGAGAGGGAGATCACACACTCTTCGACATGCTCGATTGTTATGAGAGTCTGAGCTTAGGGAAGGATGAAGTAGCTCCGGAGAGGTACCGACCAGAGGCACGATAG